Proteins encoded together in one Myxococcus stipitatus window:
- a CDS encoding EcsC family protein: MGIYDSVAERLAFMKKLSPAELKKLGSARLSDIVLQETKRARVRVAELEKRYPQAQARELAQRLVDEKKNLASMVGGVSGVFGLVALPADLLFMAYLQITLLTDVATLYKVNLKSERTRGEMLDLFGYANGLGPLHRASPKVMGKLAELLLKKGGMHTLGRAMPLVAAPVTAYLNNQHIQRVGEQAVRFYEGFDKAHAKARAQRKQASGS; encoded by the coding sequence ATGGGCATCTACGACAGCGTGGCCGAGCGGCTGGCCTTCATGAAGAAGCTGAGTCCGGCGGAGCTGAAGAAGCTCGGCTCGGCGCGGCTGTCGGACATCGTCCTGCAGGAGACCAAGCGCGCCCGGGTCCGCGTGGCGGAGCTGGAGAAGCGCTACCCCCAGGCCCAGGCCCGGGAGCTGGCCCAGCGGCTGGTGGACGAGAAGAAGAACCTGGCCAGCATGGTGGGCGGCGTCAGCGGCGTGTTCGGCCTGGTCGCCCTGCCCGCGGACCTCCTCTTCATGGCGTACCTGCAAATCACCCTGCTCACCGACGTGGCCACCCTCTACAAGGTGAACCTCAAGAGCGAGCGGACCCGCGGGGAGATGCTGGACCTGTTCGGCTACGCCAACGGCCTGGGTCCCCTGCACCGGGCCAGCCCCAAGGTGATGGGGAAGCTGGCCGAGCTGCTCCTGAAGAAGGGGGGCATGCACACGCTGGGGCGCGCCATGCCCCTCGTCGCCGCCCCCGTCACCGCCTACCTCAACAACCAGCACATCCAGCGCGTGGGGGAGCAGGCCGTGCGCTTCTACGAGGGCTTCGACAAGGCCCACGCCAAGGCCCGCGCCCAGCGGAAGCAGGCCAGCGGGAGCTGA
- the panD gene encoding aspartate 1-decarboxylase — MRRILFKSKIHRATVTQADLDYEGSVTIDKNLLLAADILPFEKVAVWNVTRGTRLETYALEGEAGSGVICINGAAAHLNQPGDLVILATFAEVEESQVRDWKPTVVFVDTKNRIVPGVKEEIPGPARRSA; from the coding sequence ATGCGCCGCATCCTCTTCAAGTCAAAAATCCACCGCGCCACCGTGACCCAGGCCGACCTGGACTACGAGGGCTCCGTCACCATCGACAAGAACCTGCTCCTCGCGGCGGACATCCTGCCCTTCGAGAAGGTGGCGGTGTGGAACGTCACCCGGGGCACGCGCCTGGAGACGTATGCCCTGGAGGGCGAGGCCGGCAGCGGCGTCATCTGCATCAACGGCGCCGCCGCGCACCTCAACCAGCCCGGGGACCTGGTCATCCTGGCCACCTTCGCGGAGGTGGAGGAGTCCCAGGTGCGCGACTGGAAGCCCACCGTCGTCTTCGTGGACACGAAGAACCGCATCGTCCCCGGCGTGAAGGAAGAGATTCCGGGGCCGGCGCGACGGTCCGCCTGA
- a CDS encoding sterol desaturase family protein, with product MPINVYAIATPFVIALALGEFVYCVARRNGYYSFQDSIASMGTAVINQCVNVAVALLVLPLFNALERFSVAKWDATSPLALLGLFLGVDFLFYWFHRFGHRTNIGWAAHSPHHSTEELNYAVALRASVTQRLFSFLFYWPLVVVGFPSEAVLAMVAFHLVLQFIPHTRVIPKLPRWIESWLNTPSHHRVHHARNDLYIDKNYAGFLIIWDRMFGTFQEETEECSYGVTTPPNTWDPTFINFQYWAKLVGDAIHTRSWWDRLRLWVMPTGWRPADLPARTEAGWKQAGAEVKFQSVELPGIRGYLVFQMLTSLPFMLLVSHHASPLSGWRKLVLSALFWAMATAWAGMLESKRWSLGLEIARVLGMGGLVTLWLVQAGAPQAWSALTAGWLAVTLVWLRVSRTTNRGAAPLSQEAAS from the coding sequence ATGCCCATCAACGTATACGCCATCGCCACGCCTTTCGTCATCGCGTTGGCGTTGGGTGAGTTCGTGTACTGCGTGGCGAGACGCAACGGCTACTACAGCTTCCAGGACTCCATCGCGAGCATGGGCACGGCCGTCATCAACCAGTGTGTCAACGTCGCGGTGGCGTTGCTCGTGCTCCCCCTCTTCAACGCACTGGAGCGATTTTCCGTCGCGAAGTGGGACGCCACGTCGCCGCTCGCGCTGCTCGGGCTCTTCCTGGGCGTCGACTTCCTCTTCTACTGGTTCCACCGCTTCGGGCACCGCACCAACATCGGCTGGGCGGCGCACTCGCCCCACCACTCGACGGAGGAGCTCAACTACGCCGTGGCCCTGCGGGCCAGCGTGACGCAGCGGCTGTTCTCCTTCCTGTTCTACTGGCCGCTGGTCGTCGTCGGCTTCCCCTCCGAGGCCGTGCTCGCCATGGTGGCCTTCCACCTGGTGCTCCAGTTCATCCCCCACACGCGCGTCATCCCCAAGCTGCCGCGGTGGATCGAGTCCTGGCTGAACACGCCCTCGCACCACCGCGTGCACCACGCCCGCAACGACCTGTACATCGACAAGAACTACGCGGGCTTCCTCATCATCTGGGACCGGATGTTCGGCACGTTCCAGGAGGAGACGGAGGAGTGCTCGTACGGCGTCACCACGCCGCCGAACACGTGGGACCCGACCTTCATCAACTTCCAGTACTGGGCCAAGCTCGTCGGCGACGCCATCCACACCCGCAGCTGGTGGGACCGGCTGCGCCTGTGGGTGATGCCCACCGGCTGGCGCCCCGCGGACCTGCCAGCGCGAACGGAGGCGGGCTGGAAGCAGGCGGGCGCGGAGGTGAAGTTCCAGTCCGTGGAGCTGCCCGGCATCCGCGGCTACCTCGTGTTCCAGATGCTCACGTCGCTGCCGTTCATGCTGCTGGTCAGCCACCATGCCTCCCCGCTCTCCGGCTGGCGGAAGCTGGTGCTCAGCGCCCTCTTCTGGGCCATGGCCACCGCGTGGGCGGGGATGCTGGAGTCCAAGCGCTGGAGCCTGGGCCTGGAGATTGCGCGCGTGCTCGGCATGGGCGGCCTGGTGACGCTGTGGCTGGTGCAGGCCGGCGCGCCCCAGGCCTGGAGCGCGCTCACCGCCGGCTGGCTCGCCGTCACCCTCGTCTGGCTGCGCGTCTCCCGCACGACGAACCGCGGCGCCGCGCCGCTGTCCCAGGAGGCCGCGAGCTGA
- a CDS encoding DUF2378 family protein translates to MALCRPEHQVLALFVQSLHATIAQRTGHVDANVPTVGRGAPTHRAAREYLQLLHTGASALASLLEEPYANAVEQLSFAAAEPIYAAPVGAMVVAITGQDPHRGLAVAAGFAEATSTFGERDYERIDDTTALLRFRDELFGPAWTRGIILRGLLRANPGHHFHMELQSGEAPFKDFTLRIHW, encoded by the coding sequence ATGGCCCTTTGTCGCCCCGAACACCAGGTGCTCGCCCTGTTCGTACAGAGCCTCCACGCCACCATCGCGCAGCGGACCGGACACGTGGACGCCAACGTCCCCACCGTTGGACGCGGCGCGCCCACCCACCGCGCCGCGCGGGAGTACCTGCAGCTGCTGCACACCGGCGCGAGCGCCCTCGCCTCCCTGCTGGAAGAGCCCTACGCGAACGCCGTGGAGCAGCTCTCCTTCGCCGCCGCGGAGCCCATCTACGCCGCGCCCGTGGGCGCCATGGTGGTGGCCATCACCGGACAGGACCCGCACCGCGGCCTCGCCGTGGCCGCCGGCTTCGCGGAGGCCACCAGCACCTTCGGCGAGCGGGACTACGAGCGCATCGACGACACCACCGCGCTCCTGCGCTTCCGCGACGAGCTGTTCGGGCCCGCCTGGACACGCGGCATCATCCTGCGGGGGCTCTTGCGCGCGAACCCGGGACACCACTTCCACATGGAGCTCCAGTCCGGGGAGGCGCCCTTCAAGGACTTCACCCTGCGCATCCACTGGTAG
- a CDS encoding MarR family winged helix-turn-helix transcriptional regulator — MSELSAEVRVQVARLRNLLIDVARCGALASPLGALPHHELDPMEVQAIWWLKAESLLPVNVLADRLGGIAMPRLSRLLDRLEDAKLVQRERSVRHDRRRVRVRLTEQGRALAERADSIVQERMARLLMPLGGEQRSALMDLLEGWVEALGCWNRAEELAAEEATAKLPKANRPPLLTAVEDVGVTANAA, encoded by the coding sequence ATGTCCGAGCTTTCGGCGGAAGTGCGTGTGCAGGTGGCGCGGTTGCGGAACCTCCTCATCGACGTGGCGCGCTGCGGCGCGCTCGCCAGCCCCCTGGGTGCGCTGCCCCATCACGAACTGGACCCCATGGAGGTCCAGGCCATCTGGTGGCTGAAGGCGGAGAGCCTGTTGCCCGTCAACGTCCTGGCGGACCGGCTGGGGGGCATCGCCATGCCCCGGCTGAGCCGGCTGTTGGACCGGTTGGAGGACGCGAAGCTCGTCCAGCGCGAGCGCTCGGTCCGGCATGATCGCCGCCGAGTGCGCGTGCGGCTGACCGAGCAGGGCCGGGCCCTGGCGGAGCGCGCGGACTCCATCGTCCAGGAGCGGATGGCCCGGCTGCTGATGCCGCTGGGTGGTGAGCAGCGCAGCGCGTTGATGGACCTGCTCGAGGGCTGGGTGGAGGCGCTGGGCTGCTGGAACCGCGCCGAGGAGCTGGCCGCCGAGGAGGCCACCGCGAAGCTGCCCAAGGCCAACCGGCCTCCCCTGCTCACGGCCGTCGAGGACGTAGGCGTCACCGCCAACGCGGCGTGA
- a CDS encoding Ig-like domain-containing protein, giving the protein MTLRSRTAAALLTLCATLVLTGCDGDTSDPPAPDAGHSDAGVEPDAGPRPDAGGDQVAPIATTSDPAEGATDVLPVQTFKVDATNTTLRRLVTVSFDEPMDTTQAQVRLLDRTTPATPPRDLTGQWSDDARTLHLAIPRPASDLPPLEEDTRYALDLTALRDVAGNTLDTSHPGLGDGMLDFTTGERDRVTEHACGHALLEAPVAVKAGASPTTMYPATDSPHEFYELTLPARGADFLGYSEVVSAERDEPIVMYLDQALPVVVHDVTEDEVEIASTLAPAPPVCPSAITHTLRFTAPAGDRFLRLTYGPSTREKLTFVFERY; this is encoded by the coding sequence ATGACGCTCCGCTCCCGCACCGCCGCCGCCCTGCTCACCCTCTGCGCAACGCTCGTCCTGACCGGCTGCGACGGCGACACCTCGGACCCGCCCGCTCCCGACGCCGGCCACTCGGACGCCGGCGTGGAGCCGGACGCGGGTCCCCGGCCCGACGCGGGCGGTGACCAGGTCGCCCCCATCGCCACCACCTCCGACCCCGCCGAGGGCGCCACGGACGTGCTGCCCGTACAGACCTTCAAGGTGGACGCGACGAACACGACCCTGCGTCGGCTCGTCACCGTCTCCTTCGACGAGCCCATGGACACCACCCAGGCCCAGGTGCGCCTGTTGGACCGGACCACTCCCGCCACGCCTCCGCGCGACCTCACCGGCCAATGGTCCGACGACGCGCGCACGCTCCACCTCGCCATCCCGCGCCCCGCGTCCGACCTCCCGCCCCTGGAAGAGGACACGCGCTACGCGCTGGACCTCACGGCGCTGCGCGACGTCGCGGGCAACACGCTCGACACGTCGCACCCGGGCCTGGGCGACGGCATGCTGGACTTCACCACCGGCGAGCGAGACCGCGTCACCGAGCACGCCTGCGGCCACGCGCTCCTCGAGGCACCCGTCGCCGTGAAGGCCGGCGCGTCCCCCACGACGATGTATCCCGCGACGGACTCGCCCCACGAATTCTACGAACTGACGCTCCCCGCGCGGGGCGCGGACTTCCTCGGCTATTCGGAGGTCGTCTCCGCCGAGCGCGACGAGCCCATCGTCATGTACCTGGACCAGGCGCTGCCGGTGGTCGTGCACGACGTGACGGAGGACGAGGTGGAGATTGCCTCCACGCTCGCCCCCGCGCCGCCCGTCTGCCCCTCCGCCATCACCCACACGCTGAGGTTCACCGCCCCGGCGGGAGACCGCTTCCTGCGGCTCACCTACGGGCCCTCCACGCGGGAGAAGCTCACCTTCGTCTTCGAGCGCTACTGA
- a CDS encoding TonB family protein, which translates to MLMVWGLMSLAEPPIVPPSPREMAPAAMPGGAVLEGPTTVLVRLTIDAEGEVERVEVRESGGTLLDRAALAAAVRWRFQPATREGVPLAVQVDVPVVFSPPGEDAHAEASGASVDRHAAAARTPEDAHVAAAHSPVDAHAASTRAPVDAHGASGEPGGAGGAVASAGAEPSRTLDRAADDARDGAGVEGAGPRQPPTFSTTVRGTARAPPPVAVGDFHIEVGQLADVPRNSAADLMLLAPGVMLANHGGEGHAESIFIRGFDAGEGKDVEVRLDGVPLNEVSHSHGHGYADTYFIIPELVRALRVTEGPFDPGQGDFGVAGTVEYQLGLERRGLAVSASSGSFAARRLSLVWGPPEASEATFVGLLLRQGHGFGPNRSHASAGAMAQVELRVGDASRLRLLGASHAGRFSSAGVIRETDVVNARLPCAPDADSQFFCFHDANQGGAGQRHLLSAELQTRLSRGGRLVQQGYVVLRQTRIRDNFTGFLQDTLPDGGPQRGDDTEGYYRGTTLGLRGRYVPGLTLLGEARPLTLGYEVRHDDVRTRSRRLRDAGGAPYATLFDNQVRTTNLAGHAALRVAPTSWLTLRGGVRLDAFLFGVDDLNRPAVDRDGPRIPEESLEAYGFFASPRASAEVRLSPRWTWLTSAGLGARSSDAAALSDAELAPYARVISGETGVGWRLEADGGGPWALEARAATFVTRVSQDYVFDEKLGRNQPIGASRRLGAFATARLTWAERFDVQTSLAWSRATLPTPGESPWKVWEGAVVPYIPTLLGRVDASARGTVTVSGQRLGWSVALGHSAIGPRPLPLDRYSAPVFLFDVGSRARWDWLELGVAVENLLDARWRETELHHVSNFRGPDAPASLLATRHFSAGAPRTFRGTLTVYLDLEEDSP; encoded by the coding sequence ATGTTGATGGTCTGGGGGCTGATGTCCCTGGCCGAACCGCCCATCGTCCCGCCCTCGCCACGGGAGATGGCGCCGGCGGCGATGCCCGGAGGCGCCGTGTTGGAGGGACCGACGACGGTCCTGGTGCGGCTCACGATCGACGCCGAGGGCGAGGTCGAGCGCGTGGAGGTCCGTGAGTCCGGGGGGACATTGCTGGACCGGGCCGCGTTGGCGGCGGCGGTGCGCTGGCGTTTCCAGCCCGCGACCCGGGAGGGTGTGCCGCTCGCCGTGCAGGTGGACGTCCCCGTCGTCTTCTCTCCGCCAGGGGAGGACGCGCATGCCGAGGCGTCTGGCGCCTCGGTGGATAGGCACGCGGCGGCGGCTCGCACTCCCGAGGATGCGCACGTGGCGGCTGCTCACTCTCCGGTGGATGCTCACGCGGCGTCTACTCGTGCTCCGGTGGATGCTCATGGGGCATCAGGCGAGCCCGGTGGCGCGGGGGGCGCGGTGGCTTCGGCAGGGGCCGAGCCCTCGCGGACGTTGGACCGGGCGGCCGATGACGCGCGAGACGGAGCAGGTGTGGAGGGCGCCGGTCCGCGTCAGCCCCCGACCTTCTCCACCACCGTGCGGGGCACGGCGCGGGCGCCGCCTCCGGTCGCGGTGGGGGACTTCCACATCGAGGTGGGGCAGCTGGCGGACGTGCCGCGCAACTCCGCGGCGGACCTGATGCTGCTGGCGCCCGGGGTGATGCTCGCCAACCACGGTGGCGAGGGGCACGCGGAGTCCATCTTCATCCGGGGCTTCGACGCGGGCGAGGGCAAGGACGTGGAGGTGCGCCTCGACGGCGTGCCGCTCAACGAGGTCTCCCATTCGCACGGCCACGGCTACGCGGACACCTACTTCATCATCCCGGAGCTGGTGCGGGCACTGCGCGTCACGGAGGGGCCGTTCGACCCGGGACAGGGCGACTTCGGCGTCGCGGGGACGGTGGAGTACCAGCTCGGATTGGAACGACGGGGGCTCGCCGTGTCCGCCAGCTCCGGCAGCTTCGCGGCGCGCCGGCTGTCCCTGGTCTGGGGGCCGCCCGAGGCGAGCGAGGCCACCTTCGTGGGACTCCTGTTGCGCCAGGGCCACGGCTTCGGGCCGAACCGCTCCCACGCGAGCGCCGGGGCGATGGCGCAGGTGGAGCTGCGGGTGGGCGACGCGTCGCGGCTGCGCCTGCTCGGCGCCAGCCACGCGGGGCGCTTCTCCTCCGCGGGGGTGATTCGGGAGACGGATGTCGTCAACGCGCGGCTGCCCTGCGCGCCGGACGCGGACTCTCAGTTCTTCTGCTTCCACGACGCGAACCAGGGCGGCGCGGGACAGCGGCACCTGCTGTCCGCGGAGCTCCAGACGCGCCTGTCGCGCGGCGGCCGGCTCGTCCAGCAGGGCTACGTGGTGCTGCGCCAGACGCGCATCCGCGACAACTTCACGGGCTTCCTCCAGGACACGCTTCCCGACGGCGGGCCCCAGCGTGGCGACGACACGGAGGGGTACTACCGGGGCACCACCCTGGGCCTGCGGGGGCGTTACGTCCCGGGGCTCACGCTGTTGGGCGAGGCCCGCCCGCTGACGCTGGGCTACGAGGTCCGTCACGACGACGTGCGCACGCGCTCGCGTCGCTTGAGGGACGCGGGAGGCGCGCCCTACGCCACGCTCTTCGACAACCAGGTTCGCACCACGAACCTCGCGGGCCACGCCGCCCTGCGGGTCGCGCCGACCTCCTGGCTCACGCTGCGCGGCGGCGTGCGGCTGGACGCCTTCCTCTTCGGCGTGGACGACCTGAACCGGCCCGCGGTGGACCGGGACGGCCCGCGCATCCCGGAGGAGTCCCTGGAGGCGTATGGCTTCTTCGCCAGTCCCCGCGCGAGCGCGGAGGTGCGCCTGTCGCCCCGGTGGACGTGGCTCACCAGCGCGGGGCTGGGGGCGCGCTCCAGCGACGCGGCGGCGCTGTCCGACGCGGAGCTGGCGCCCTACGCGCGCGTCATCTCCGGCGAGACGGGCGTGGGCTGGCGGCTGGAGGCGGACGGTGGCGGGCCCTGGGCGTTGGAGGCGCGCGCGGCCACCTTCGTCACGAGGGTGTCGCAGGACTACGTCTTCGACGAGAAGCTGGGACGCAACCAGCCCATCGGCGCGTCGAGGCGGCTGGGCGCCTTCGCCACGGCGCGGCTGACCTGGGCCGAGCGGTTCGACGTGCAGACGTCGCTCGCCTGGTCGCGGGCCACGCTGCCCACGCCGGGGGAGTCTCCGTGGAAGGTCTGGGAGGGCGCGGTGGTGCCGTACATCCCCACGCTGCTCGGCCGGGTGGACGCGTCGGCGCGGGGCACCGTCACCGTGTCGGGGCAGCGCCTGGGCTGGAGCGTGGCGCTCGGGCACAGCGCCATCGGCCCGCGGCCGTTGCCGCTCGACCGCTACAGCGCGCCGGTCTTCCTCTTCGACGTGGGCTCCCGCGCGCGCTGGGATTGGCTGGAGCTGGGAGTGGCCGTGGAGAACCTGCTCGACGCGCGCTGGCGGGAGACGGAGCTGCACCACGTTTCCAACTTCCGGGGACCGGACGCGCCCGCGTCGCTGCTGGCCACGCGCCACTTCTCCGCCGGGGCGCCTCGGACGTTCCGGGGCACCCTCACCGTGTACCTCGACCTCGAGGAGGACTCGCCATGA
- the trxA gene encoding thioredoxin: MATVEITKDNFKETVGKDGIVILDWWAAWCGPCRMFAPTFETASNKHPDIVFGKIDTEAQPELSGAFEIRSIPTLMVFRDGILLFEQAGALPAAALEDLVRQVRALDMEQVKKEVEERRNKEAPKA, translated from the coding sequence ATGGCGACGGTGGAAATCACCAAGGACAACTTCAAGGAAACGGTCGGGAAGGACGGCATCGTCATCCTCGACTGGTGGGCGGCGTGGTGCGGGCCTTGCCGCATGTTCGCGCCCACGTTCGAGACGGCCTCGAACAAGCACCCGGACATCGTCTTCGGGAAGATCGACACGGAGGCGCAGCCGGAGCTGTCCGGCGCGTTCGAGATTCGCTCCATCCCCACGCTGATGGTGTTCCGCGACGGCATCCTGCTGTTCGAGCAGGCTGGCGCGCTGCCCGCCGCGGCGCTGGAGGACCTGGTGCGCCAGGTGCGCGCGCTCGACATGGAGCAGGTGAAGAAGGAGGTCGAGGAGCGCCGCAACAAGGAAGCGCCCAAGGCCTGA
- a CDS encoding Crp/Fnr family transcriptional regulator: MRFPALFEQLSKFAPIPPDEWLRAEVLGKEQTVDRKALFLRPGDASDRFAVVLQGVFRLVRVSARGGESVKAFRAEGELLGAYSEMLQGKPSMTAIEALEPARVLVFRVADLQELEAGHACWVQLARSVAEKHFLLKEQREQEFLELSAEERLERFWAEHSHLHRRIPQRDVAAYLGITEVGLSRIVSRRRRQQAAASDASQ, translated from the coding sequence GTGAGATTTCCAGCGCTCTTCGAGCAACTTTCCAAGTTCGCGCCCATCCCTCCCGACGAATGGTTGCGAGCGGAGGTCCTGGGCAAGGAGCAGACGGTGGACCGCAAGGCCCTCTTCCTGCGCCCGGGTGATGCGTCGGACCGCTTCGCGGTCGTGCTCCAGGGCGTGTTCCGACTGGTGCGTGTGTCCGCGCGAGGCGGGGAGTCGGTGAAGGCCTTCCGCGCGGAGGGCGAGCTGTTGGGCGCGTACTCGGAGATGTTGCAGGGCAAGCCGTCGATGACGGCCATCGAGGCGCTGGAGCCGGCGCGGGTGCTGGTGTTCCGGGTGGCGGACCTCCAGGAACTGGAGGCGGGGCACGCGTGCTGGGTGCAGCTGGCCCGCAGCGTGGCGGAGAAGCACTTCCTGCTGAAGGAGCAGCGGGAGCAGGAGTTCCTGGAGCTGTCCGCCGAGGAGCGGTTGGAGCGCTTCTGGGCGGAGCATTCCCACCTGCACCGCAGGATTCCCCAGCGCGACGTGGCGGCCTACCTCGGCATCACCGAGGTGGGCCTGAGCCGCATCGTGTCGCGGCGCCGCAGGCAGCAGGCGGCGGCGAGCGACGCCAGTCAGTAG
- a CDS encoding carboxypeptidase regulatory-like domain-containing protein: MAGALLVVLGLVGAWCARRDAPTVGAARPVGGVLATAPGVAAKPESSPPVEAGGLRLRAVLEGAHPFGGEARLGAAFISPEDERQWEAARREGWRGAGPERREDLANVASWERAPVVASASGGVLGPQPVPRAERYQVMAWEPDGTFWWESWTPDAVPESGILDMGVLRARRPTGVRVRLEGVRPEHGAFSLRVARVVAEDPRDVERASELWPLVRHAAPRVAAALEAGTALPLEAERASVLLPLPPDPAVRLWLRAGSGQEAGPVEVPLREGRVEDVVLDVATLFPRGLASTLVLRGRVSWEGASTPPPGARLLDPEGREVGLSVDGGFVVEGVPSWRPSRFTVETSASGEGRPRAPAQWAFLFTPPSEATEVEVTWRVPAYRWLVLDLDPFARSQLETRARRPYPVFLLERQGEDGTWLTESTEHFLPEAGGLAVSVARTGTYRVQVAASPVDVQATAPVSFGVEDRERHLSSTWLTEGVACAVRVLEGDRPVPGASITLVGARGSLPPLRVLTDVEGLARLGFVREGPVQVEVSREGRAAGAGDVAPGCLSDGVAELRL; the protein is encoded by the coding sequence ATGGCCGGAGCGCTGCTGGTCGTGCTCGGGCTCGTCGGCGCGTGGTGTGCGCGGAGGGATGCGCCCACCGTCGGCGCCGCGCGCCCGGTGGGCGGTGTGCTTGCCACGGCTCCCGGGGTCGCAGCGAAGCCGGAGTCGTCACCTCCGGTCGAGGCGGGCGGGTTGCGGCTGCGCGCGGTGCTGGAGGGCGCGCATCCGTTCGGGGGCGAGGCGCGGCTCGGCGCGGCGTTCATCTCGCCGGAGGACGAGCGCCAATGGGAGGCGGCGCGGCGGGAGGGCTGGCGAGGCGCAGGGCCCGAGCGGCGGGAGGACCTGGCGAACGTGGCCTCGTGGGAGCGCGCCCCGGTGGTGGCCTCGGCCTCGGGAGGTGTGCTGGGGCCCCAGCCCGTTCCCCGGGCGGAGCGCTATCAGGTGATGGCGTGGGAGCCGGATGGGACGTTCTGGTGGGAGTCCTGGACGCCGGACGCGGTGCCGGAGTCGGGCATCCTGGACATGGGCGTCCTGCGGGCCCGGCGTCCCACGGGGGTGCGCGTGCGGTTGGAGGGCGTGCGGCCGGAGCACGGGGCGTTCTCGCTGCGCGTGGCGCGGGTGGTGGCGGAGGACCCTCGGGACGTGGAGCGCGCGAGCGAGCTGTGGCCGCTGGTGCGGCACGCGGCGCCGCGCGTGGCCGCCGCATTGGAAGCGGGGACCGCGTTGCCGCTCGAGGCGGAGCGCGCGTCCGTGCTCCTGCCGTTGCCGCCGGACCCCGCCGTGCGCTTGTGGCTGCGGGCGGGGTCGGGACAGGAGGCGGGGCCGGTGGAGGTCCCCCTGCGGGAGGGGCGGGTGGAGGACGTGGTCCTGGACGTCGCCACGCTCTTCCCACGAGGCCTGGCGAGCACGCTCGTGTTGAGGGGCCGGGTGTCATGGGAAGGGGCATCGACGCCGCCGCCCGGGGCGCGGTTGCTGGACCCGGAGGGACGGGAGGTCGGGCTGTCCGTCGACGGTGGGTTCGTCGTCGAGGGCGTGCCGTCATGGCGGCCCTCCCGCTTCACGGTGGAGACGTCCGCGTCGGGCGAGGGGCGGCCCAGGGCCCCGGCGCAATGGGCATTCCTGTTCACGCCTCCGTCGGAGGCCACGGAGGTGGAGGTGACGTGGCGGGTTCCCGCGTACCGTTGGCTGGTGCTGGACCTGGACCCCTTCGCGCGGAGCCAGCTGGAGACGCGTGCCCGGAGGCCCTATCCCGTCTTCCTGCTGGAGCGTCAGGGCGAGGACGGGACGTGGCTCACGGAGTCGACGGAGCACTTCCTGCCCGAGGCAGGGGGCCTCGCGGTGTCGGTGGCGCGGACGGGGACCTACCGCGTCCAGGTGGCGGCGTCCCCGGTGGATGTCCAGGCGACCGCGCCCGTCTCGTTCGGCGTGGAGGACCGGGAGCGGCACCTGTCATCCACGTGGCTGACGGAGGGCGTGGCGTGCGCGGTGCGCGTCCTGGAGGGCGACAGGCCGGTGCCCGGCGCGAGCATCACGCTCGTGGGCGCGCGCGGCTCGTTGCCACCCCTGCGCGTGCTCACCGACGTGGAGGGGCTGGCGCGGCTCGGCTTCGTTCGCGAGGGGCCGGTCCAGGTCGAGGTGTCGCGGGAGGGCCGCGCGGCCGGGGCCGGCGACGTCGCTCCAGGGTGCCTGTCGGATGGGGTGGCGGAGCTCCGCCTGTGA
- a CDS encoding deoxyribonuclease I, which yields MGLSTWLSRVVLLVAWGVPTLAYAGSYLRVVSWNLRHEGWSGEQTYLDDAKQVWNQYGANSTSNNGCDLVFLQEVMNASVAPAIAAALTEVSGVTWAHVQTPLLGRSSYKESYAVVYRTDTVALLSSRVHADAADVFEREPQVVQVRHVPTGADYTFINWHAIWGTAAERDAEVRAIDTVFQTVQASNTGDQDVILLGDHNMACTATSWAELAALSPAVSCKLDVLTTLNLSGAFASAYDHFWMQPTFVTELSATGRDYVADTVDFVTRLSDHAPVYVTLYSNSDTD from the coding sequence ATGGGACTGTCGACCTGGCTGTCGCGAGTGGTGTTGCTGGTCGCGTGGGGGGTGCCCACGCTGGCGTATGCGGGCTCCTACCTGCGGGTGGTGAGCTGGAACCTGCGCCACGAGGGGTGGAGCGGGGAGCAGACGTACCTGGATGACGCGAAGCAGGTGTGGAACCAGTACGGCGCCAACAGCACGTCGAACAACGGCTGTGACCTGGTGTTCCTCCAGGAGGTGATGAACGCGTCGGTGGCGCCCGCCATCGCCGCCGCGTTGACGGAGGTCTCCGGCGTGACGTGGGCGCATGTCCAGACGCCGCTGCTGGGGCGCTCCTCGTACAAGGAGAGCTACGCGGTGGTGTACCGGACGGACACGGTGGCGCTGCTGTCCTCCCGCGTCCACGCCGACGCGGCGGATGTCTTCGAGCGCGAGCCGCAGGTGGTCCAGGTGCGCCACGTCCCCACGGGCGCGGACTACACGTTCATCAACTGGCACGCCATCTGGGGGACGGCGGCGGAGCGGGACGCGGAGGTGCGGGCCATCGACACCGTGTTCCAGACGGTGCAGGCCTCGAACACCGGCGACCAGGACGTCATCCTGCTGGGCGACCACAACATGGCCTGCACCGCGACCTCGTGGGCGGAGCTGGCGGCGCTGTCCCCCGCGGTGAGCTGCAAGCTGGACGTGCTCACCACGCTCAACCTCAGCGGGGCCTTCGCCAGCGCGTATGACCACTTCTGGATGCAGCCGACGTTCGTGACGGAGTTGTCGGCCACGGGGCGCGACTACGTCGCGGACACGGTCGACTTCGTCACCCGGCTGTCGGACCACGCGCCGGTGTACGTCACCCTGTACTCCAACAGCGACACGGATTGA